GCCGTGCCCCCCTTGCCCCGCACCTGGACGCCGGGAGCGTCGGCGGCCCCGGCCTCGGCGGCCTTGGCGGCGGTCAGCGCCGCGGCCGTACGGCCCACCTTGCTGCGGCTGCCGAAAGTCCACTCGGCGATGTGGGCGAAGAAGGCGAGCATGTAGACCGCCATCGACGAATAGATCAGGTAGTTACTGATCTGAGCCAAATTCTCGTTGACTTCGGCTGCGAGCGGCGTCATCCGCGCTCCCCTTCAACAGTTTCCTTGACAGGTTGGTCGGGCGCCGTGGGCGCCTGCTGGTGGAGGGCGGCGGCGAGCTGCCCCAGCTCCTCCGGGAGCTTGGCCGACTCGCTGCGGCCGAGGCCGGCCATCTCGACGACGGTCACGCCGTCCTCGCCGGCCACCGCGCGCACCCAGACCCGGCGGCGCTGGATGAACAGCGACGCGGCCAGGCCGCCGATCGCGGCGATCGCGCCCGAGAGGGCGAGGCCGCTGCCGGGCTGGCGGGTGATCGAGAAGGTGGCCCAGCGCTCGACGCCCTCGAACTTCACGGTGCCCGCGCCGTTCGGGAGCTCCATGGCCTCACCGGGCAGCAGCCGCTTCTTGAACAGCTGCCCGTCGGGGTCCTTGAACTCCTGCATCTTGGAGGTGTTCAGCTGGTACACGTTCTGCGGCAGGCCCGCGTCCACGCCCAGGCTGCCGTGGTAGGCGCTGAGCGCGAGGACGGGGAACTTCAGGTCCGGGAACTGGGAGAGCATCGTGCCCTTGCCCTCACCGGCGAAGGTGGGCACGAACATGGCGTTGAAGCCGAGCTGCTCCTTCTTGCCGTCCTTGTCGCTGTATCCGTCCGGGACCTTCACCGCGCCGGAGGAGCTGAGGTTCGCGTCGAAGGGCAGCATCGGCACGGCGTCCTTGAAGACCACCTTGCCGGTCGGGTCGGTCACCGAGACGATCGGCGCGTAGCCGTGGCCGAGCAGGTAGACCTTGGACCCGTCGACCTCCATGGGCTTGTTGACCTGGATCTCGCGCTTCTGCGGTGCGCCGTCCGCGCCGTCGCTGAAGGTGACGTACGCCTTGAAGTCGCGCGCGGTGCCCTTCTGCGGGCCGCTCTCCTCGTACGTGGCGTCGAACTTGTCGAGCGTGAAGGAGAAGGGTGCCAGGTCGTCGGAGCTGAAGAAGCTGCCGTACTTGAAGTCGTCGTACTGGGTCAGCGTGTTCGCGAAGCCCTTGCCGCGCAGCACGAGCTTGCCGCCCTCGGACTTGAACAGCTGGCCCCAGGCGAACGCGACCAGCATCACGATCAGGGCGATGTGGAAGACCAGGTTCCCGGCCTCGCGGAGGTAGCCCTTCTCGGCGGCGACGGAGGCCGCTGCGGCCTCGGTGCGAAAACGCCGGCCGCCGAGGACCGACTTCGCGTGTGCGAGCACCTCGTCGGGGGCCTTCTCCGTACGCCACGTCGCGTACGCGGGCAGCCGGTCCAGCCGCTTGGGGGCGCCGGGCGGGCGGCCGGTGAGCTGGCCGACGAACTGCCAGCTGCGCGGGATGATGCAGCCGATCAGCGAGATGAACAGCAGCAGGTAGATCGCGGAGAACCACACCGAGCTGTAGACGTCGAAGAGCTGGAGCTTCTCGGCGAGCGGGACCCAGAAGGAGTGGTCCTTCTTCCACTGGGCCACCTTCATCGCGTCGACCTGGTTCTGCGGGACGAGCGAGCCCGGGATGGAGCCCAGGGAGAGCAGGAAGAGGAGGATCAGTGCCACCCGCATGGAGGTGAGCTGCCGCCAGAACCAGCGGATCCAGCCGGTCACGCCGATGCCGACGGGGCCGCCGGTGTCCTCCGCGGGGGCGGTGGACAGCTGCGCGCCTGCGGCTTCCTGGGCTGCGTTCTCGCGGGCCTCGGCGGAATCCGCGGTTTCCTCGGACGGGTTCGGCGCCTCGGTGGACGCCTTGTCTGTCGTACTCATGTGTGTGTAGTCCTCAGATCCCCACCGTGAAGCCTTGGGTCCAAATCCGCATGTCGTCGACGATGCTGGCCCACAAACCTGTGACGAGCAGCAGACCGGTCAGAACCAGCATGCCGCCGCCGATCCGCATCACCCATGCATAGTGCTGCTTCACCCAGCCGAAAGCACCGAGCGCCTTGCGGAAGGCGATCGCGGCGAGGACGAAGGGCAGGCCCAGCCCCAGACAGTAGGCGACGGTCAGCAGCGCGCCCCGGCCGGCGCTCGCCTGGTCGAGGGAGAGCGTGCTGACCGCGGCGAGGGTCGGGCCCATGCAGGGGGTCCAGCCGACGCCGAACAGCACGCCGAGCAGCGGCGCGCCGATCAGGCCTGCGGTCGGCTTCTTGTGGAAGCGGAACTCCCGCATCGTCAGGCCCGGGATCAGGCCCATGAAGAAGAGGCCGAGGACGATCACCAGGCCGCCGAGGACCCGGGAGATGATCTCCCGGTTCTCCTGGAGCGTGCCGCCGAAGTACCCGAAGAGCGCGCCGGTGGAGACGAACACGGCCGTGAAGCCGACGATGAACAGGCCCGCGCCGGCCAGCATCCGGCCGCGCCGGGCCTCGGCGAGGTCGGCCCCGCTGATGCCGGTGACGTACGAGAGGTAGCCGGGGACCAGCGGCAGCACACAGGGCGAGAAGAACGAGACGAGTCCGGCGAGGACCGAGATGGGCAGCGCCAGCATCAGGGCCCCGTCGAGGACCGTCGTGTTCACGCCGGTCGGCTCGGCGGCCAGGGTGAGGAGCTCGGAGACCACGAGGTCACTGCTCCGCGAGAACGGGGTCGATCATGGAGCGCAGCTGCTCGTCGTTGATCGCGACGAGGGTGCGGGCGGCGATCCGGCCCTGCTTGTCGAGGACGATCGTGGAGGGGATGGCCTGCGGGTTCAGGGTGC
The Streptomyces sp. NBC_01296 DNA segment above includes these coding regions:
- the resB gene encoding cytochrome c biogenesis protein ResB, whose amino-acid sequence is MSTTDKASTEAPNPSEETADSAEARENAAQEAAGAQLSTAPAEDTGGPVGIGVTGWIRWFWRQLTSMRVALILLFLLSLGSIPGSLVPQNQVDAMKVAQWKKDHSFWVPLAEKLQLFDVYSSVWFSAIYLLLFISLIGCIIPRSWQFVGQLTGRPPGAPKRLDRLPAYATWRTEKAPDEVLAHAKSVLGGRRFRTEAAAASVAAEKGYLREAGNLVFHIALIVMLVAFAWGQLFKSEGGKLVLRGKGFANTLTQYDDFKYGSFFSSDDLAPFSFTLDKFDATYEESGPQKGTARDFKAYVTFSDGADGAPQKREIQVNKPMEVDGSKVYLLGHGYAPIVSVTDPTGKVVFKDAVPMLPFDANLSSSGAVKVPDGYSDKDGKKEQLGFNAMFVPTFAGEGKGTMLSQFPDLKFPVLALSAYHGSLGVDAGLPQNVYQLNTSKMQEFKDPDGQLFKKRLLPGEAMELPNGAGTVKFEGVERWATFSITRQPGSGLALSGAIAAIGGLAASLFIQRRRVWVRAVAGEDGVTVVEMAGLGRSESAKLPEELGQLAAALHQQAPTAPDQPVKETVEGERG
- a CDS encoding cytochrome c biogenesis CcdA family protein, whose product is MLALPISVLAGLVSFFSPCVLPLVPGYLSYVTGISGADLAEARRGRMLAGAGLFIVGFTAVFVSTGALFGYFGGTLQENREIISRVLGGLVIVLGLFFMGLIPGLTMREFRFHKKPTAGLIGAPLLGVLFGVGWTPCMGPTLAAVSTLSLDQASAGRGALLTVAYCLGLGLPFVLAAIAFRKALGAFGWVKQHYAWVMRIGGGMLVLTGLLLVTGLWASIVDDMRIWTQGFTVGI